One genomic segment of Rubripirellula tenax includes these proteins:
- a CDS encoding DUF1501 domain-containing protein: MKFNRTCDGVSRRDMLRAGTLSVGGLSLSGYMKLADAGQVTPGKATRAIFIELPGGPSHLDTFDMKPDAPSEFRGSFNPIKTNVPGIEISEHLPKLAKCADKFAILRGVSHTLAAHRLGQEYVNTGSKPIPALEYPSFGAVLAKEQPSAPEIPSQVAIPKVSQGPGFLGIRYAALETNSTPNFGQPYSVRGISLPGGIGVDEVKRRQTLLSKLDRRFADLEKDDQLLDGLDRFGEQAYSMITSPLARQAFDISKEPASFASQFGESSFGQSCLLALRLVESGVRLVSLQLGGWDTHTDNWTKLKDNNLPKLDEGLAGLLVGLEQRGMLESTAIYVTGEFGRTPKINSRSAEGGRDHYPRCMFMLMAGGGVRGGQVIGESDDTAAGPRHEAITPDDVAASFYHNLGIDPSLEYDSNTGRPITLVRDGKVINQLFS, from the coding sequence ATGAAGTTCAATCGTACTTGTGACGGAGTTAGTCGACGCGACATGTTGCGTGCCGGGACCCTTTCGGTCGGCGGGTTGTCGCTAAGCGGCTACATGAAACTTGCTGACGCTGGGCAAGTCACGCCCGGTAAAGCAACGCGGGCGATCTTCATCGAGCTTCCCGGTGGGCCATCTCACTTGGACACGTTCGACATGAAGCCGGACGCTCCCAGCGAGTTCCGTGGTTCGTTCAACCCGATCAAGACGAATGTTCCCGGCATCGAAATCTCCGAGCATCTGCCGAAGCTGGCCAAGTGTGCCGATAAGTTCGCGATCCTGCGAGGCGTCAGCCATACACTGGCCGCGCACCGATTGGGCCAAGAGTACGTCAACACGGGCAGCAAGCCGATCCCAGCGTTGGAATACCCCAGCTTCGGTGCCGTGCTGGCCAAGGAGCAACCCAGTGCACCTGAGATTCCAAGCCAAGTTGCGATTCCCAAGGTTTCGCAGGGACCAGGCTTCTTGGGCATCCGTTACGCGGCGCTGGAAACCAACTCGACACCCAATTTCGGGCAACCCTATTCGGTCCGCGGCATCTCGCTTCCCGGCGGGATCGGCGTCGACGAAGTGAAGCGTCGCCAAACGTTGCTGTCGAAACTGGATCGCCGATTCGCTGACTTGGAAAAAGACGACCAACTGCTGGACGGATTGGATCGATTCGGCGAGCAAGCGTATTCGATGATCACGTCTCCGCTGGCTCGACAAGCCTTTGACATCAGCAAAGAACCGGCCAGCTTCGCCAGCCAGTTTGGCGAGTCATCGTTCGGCCAAAGCTGTTTGTTGGCGTTGCGGTTGGTGGAATCGGGTGTGCGTTTGGTCAGTTTGCAATTGGGCGGCTGGGATACGCACACGGATAACTGGACCAAGTTAAAGGACAACAATCTGCCGAAGCTGGACGAAGGTTTGGCCGGTTTGTTGGTCGGTTTGGAACAACGCGGCATGTTGGAATCCACCGCGATCTATGTCACGGGTGAATTCGGACGGACGCCGAAAATCAATAGCCGAAGTGCCGAAGGTGGCCGCGACCATTACCCGCGTTGCATGTTCATGCTGATGGCCGGCGGCGGTGTACGGGGCGGCCAAGTGATCGGCGAAAGCGACGATACCGCCGCAGGACCGCGACACGAAGCAATCACGCCCGACGATGTCGCGGCCAGCTTCTATCACAACCTGGGCATCGATCCGTCGTTGGAATACGACAGCAATACGGGTCGGCCGATCACGTTGGTGCGTGACGGCAAGGTGATCAACCAGCTGTTTTCGTAA
- a CDS encoding NAD(P)-binding domain-containing protein: protein MTPSEASSPSRCDAVVIGGGPIGIETAIALNAAKIECRVLEAGSIGHTISWWAPQTRWFSSNDRISIAGVPLQTIDQNKATREEYLNYLRSVVQQFRVPITSFTRVISVDRGDDNDWLVRTVASHHADSESSHPVDQPATVQTILASNVVLAIGGTDRPNRLGVEGEELPMVDGYLREPHRYHGRRVLIVGGRNSAVEAAIRLHRVGAKVTLCYHGPSLPTESIKYWLRPEIEGLVRSGAIEAAFGSRVVKIEPGCVVLNQIGEDGSVQRVSVAVDDVLTLIGYQQDKSLFKQMGIPLSGPALAPVFNPVTMETDLPGIYVAGTAIGGTQSSKYQIFLENCHDHSTKIAKDIVAKRSREGQTAAGEGTDTSAADRQLARQIELSPES, encoded by the coding sequence ATGACCCCTTCTGAAGCGAGCTCTCCGTCCCGTTGTGATGCTGTTGTGATTGGGGGCGGCCCCATAGGAATTGAAACGGCGATCGCGTTGAATGCCGCCAAGATCGAGTGTCGCGTGTTGGAAGCCGGTTCGATCGGTCACACGATATCTTGGTGGGCGCCGCAAACCCGTTGGTTCAGCAGCAACGATCGCATCTCCATCGCAGGTGTCCCGCTTCAAACGATCGACCAAAACAAAGCCACACGCGAAGAGTATCTGAACTACCTGCGTTCGGTCGTCCAACAGTTTCGTGTGCCGATCACGTCTTTCACTCGCGTCATTTCGGTCGATCGAGGCGACGACAATGATTGGTTGGTCCGAACCGTCGCGAGTCATCACGCCGATTCGGAATCGTCGCACCCCGTCGACCAACCCGCGACGGTCCAAACGATTCTCGCTTCGAATGTCGTGTTGGCGATCGGCGGTACCGATCGGCCCAATCGTTTGGGTGTCGAGGGCGAGGAATTGCCGATGGTCGACGGTTACCTTCGTGAGCCTCATCGGTACCACGGCCGCCGGGTTTTGATCGTCGGCGGCCGTAATAGTGCTGTCGAGGCCGCGATTCGGCTGCACCGGGTGGGAGCCAAGGTGACGCTTTGCTACCACGGTCCATCGCTGCCGACGGAAAGCATCAAGTATTGGTTACGGCCGGAGATCGAAGGCTTGGTCCGCAGCGGCGCGATCGAGGCGGCTTTCGGATCTCGCGTCGTTAAGATCGAGCCGGGTTGCGTCGTGCTGAACCAAATCGGCGAAGACGGATCGGTCCAGCGAGTTTCGGTAGCCGTCGACGATGTTTTGACGCTGATCGGATACCAGCAAGATAAGTCACTGTTCAAACAAATGGGGATCCCGCTTAGCGGACCGGCACTGGCTCCGGTCTTCAATCCGGTGACGATGGAAACGGACTTACCCGGCATCTATGTTGCCGGCACTGCGATTGGTGGAACGCAAAGCAGCAAGTACCAAATCTTTCTTGAGAATTGCCACGACCATTCGACAAAGATTGCCAAGGATATTGTCGCGAAGCGAAGTCGCGAGGGGCAAACAGCGGCTGGTGAAGGGACCGACACGTCGGCCGCGGATCGCCAACTGGCCCGGCAAATTGAGCTCAGCCCGGAAAGCTGA
- a CDS encoding RNA polymerase sigma factor, with protein sequence MGHRRRSGTEVDEDAFREVFEESTPGLRRFLAGRLKQTSDIDDCLQAVCVAMIQSGSRVVPAARRAWLFRVAANEASQVWRRQGSTEKMMSTYGQADFVDDDPAIQAIRDETRQLVCDAIGRLPAEERDVVSLRMQDNLTFQQISKRLGIPLGTALTRMRRALERLRHEIQPDDR encoded by the coding sequence GTGGGCCATCGTCGTCGATCCGGCACGGAGGTCGATGAGGATGCTTTTCGAGAGGTGTTTGAGGAGTCAACGCCAGGTTTGAGACGTTTTTTGGCGGGGAGATTGAAACAGACTTCGGACATCGACGACTGTTTGCAAGCCGTTTGTGTCGCAATGATCCAAAGTGGTTCTCGTGTCGTCCCGGCGGCTCGGAGGGCCTGGTTGTTTCGTGTTGCGGCCAATGAAGCATCGCAAGTTTGGCGTCGCCAAGGATCAACCGAAAAAATGATGTCGACGTACGGCCAAGCCGACTTCGTCGATGACGACCCAGCAATCCAAGCAATCCGAGACGAAACGCGACAGTTGGTGTGTGATGCGATCGGGCGGCTTCCTGCGGAGGAACGCGACGTCGTGTCGCTGAGGATGCAAGACAATTTAACTTTCCAACAGATCTCAAAACGACTCGGAATCCCTCTCGGGACGGCGTTGACGCGAATGCGACGGGCGCTCGAACGACTACGACATGAAATTCAGCCTGACGACCGATGA
- a CDS encoding ROK family protein: MAENEKNIWIGFDLGGTKMLTVAYDGQWKELGRRRRKTRGREGSDNGAQRIVSTISRLLEENNLDKNAIAGIGIGCPGPIDLEKGSILTTPNLGWDDVDIGSFLKKQFDCPVVVLNDVDAGVYGEYEFGAAKSARCVVGIFPGTGVGGGCVYEGKILQGAGISCMEIGHTRISSSNRGSGIAMTGTVESEASRLTIAAESAKAAFRGDAPYLAKKVGTDLAEIRSGAIAEAIENGDKTIKRLVEEASQTIGLAVVNIVHILAPDKIVLGGGLVEAMEDLIVSTVKKTAKANVMSVYKDRFDVVAAKLGDDAGVLGAAAWAKRQLTPATTKSATATETSK; this comes from the coding sequence ATGGCCGAGAACGAAAAAAATATTTGGATCGGCTTCGATCTGGGCGGCACCAAGATGCTGACGGTCGCCTATGACGGCCAGTGGAAAGAACTGGGCCGACGCCGTCGCAAAACGCGCGGACGTGAGGGATCCGACAACGGAGCCCAGCGAATCGTGTCGACCATTTCGCGTCTGTTGGAAGAAAACAACCTCGATAAGAACGCGATCGCCGGCATCGGCATTGGTTGCCCGGGACCGATCGATCTCGAAAAAGGCTCGATCCTGACGACTCCCAATCTGGGCTGGGACGACGTTGACATTGGCAGCTTTTTGAAAAAGCAGTTCGATTGCCCCGTCGTCGTGCTTAACGATGTCGACGCAGGCGTCTACGGTGAATATGAATTCGGCGCCGCCAAGAGTGCTCGATGCGTCGTCGGAATTTTCCCAGGCACCGGCGTCGGCGGCGGGTGTGTTTACGAAGGAAAAATCCTGCAAGGTGCAGGCATCAGCTGCATGGAGATCGGCCACACACGGATCAGCAGCAGCAATCGCGGCAGCGGTATCGCGATGACGGGCACCGTCGAATCGGAAGCCAGCCGGCTGACGATCGCCGCGGAATCCGCCAAAGCCGCCTTCCGCGGCGACGCCCCGTACTTGGCGAAAAAAGTGGGCACCGATCTGGCCGAAATTCGAAGTGGTGCGATCGCCGAAGCCATCGAAAACGGTGATAAAACGATCAAGCGACTGGTCGAAGAAGCTTCCCAGACGATCGGATTGGCGGTCGTCAATATCGTCCACATCCTAGCTCCCGACAAAATCGTATTGGGTGGCGGATTGGTCGAAGCGATGGAAGACTTGATCGTGTCGACGGTCAAGAAAACCGCTAAAGCCAACGTGATGAGCGTCTACAAAGACCGTTTTGATGTCGTAGCCGCCAAGCTGGGCGACGACGCCGGCGTCCTGGGCGCCGCGGCATGGGCGAAACGCCAATTGACACCGGCAACCACGAAATCGGCGACAGCAACCGAAACGTCGAAGTAG
- a CDS encoding DUF1549 and DUF1553 domain-containing protein, whose protein sequence is MSIRPAALMMLACVAVAGWFGSYVGAEPIKPAAARIDTPTRSSDVAAPLSVRFAGDSSDETPDFQKHVVPLLGRLGCNGRACHGSFQGRGGFQLSLFGYDFKADHTALLDEATGRVDVDDIDESLILAKPLDADLHEGGKRFDEGSWQHHVLRRWVETGAIYANDEPQTLNRLEVIPSEVRFTGEQETLSVKAIAHWQDGSSEEVTELCRFSSNDDSIAAINDEGLLAAGQTGDTHIVVYYDNAVVPVPVMRAVGPTPLSPSKYDHPIDQLVAQKLDKLGIQPSGICTDEEFIRRSSLDITGILPSADTVREFLDDASPNKREVLIDELLDSPGYAAWWATRLSDWTGNSEEQLNNALPIRNVASQLWYEWLRKRLAENVPYDELIEGIVTANNRQPGEDYRQFCESMTKACAPGGESEFAGRDGMPLYWARRNFQKPEERAIGFAYSFLGVRIECAQCHKHPFDQWSKDDFEQFSKLFTPIRVNANQVAPDGKATREELMATITDGKKLDNGALRKAVYEAARSGEIVPFGELLVNTRGLSDRAEKARARAKKKGTKVPPLNIPSGKILGQGEPLLLDTDPRIALMDWLRSPENPYFAKAIVNRVWSNYFGIGIVDPSDDMNLANPPSNAPLLDELAKQFIANDFDLRWLNRTIATSQTYQRSSATNATNVRDQRNFSRHVPRRLPAEVVYDSVVLATGSDKQAEQLRSELDDMAIADGKPRQQNKQDFALEVFGQSIRESNCDCDRSDSPSLLQSIYLRNDSDMYRRLADKDGWVNQACKSLGVAGPAQKVDPKQALVLRRALEQQKQLIAHIKLFANQPNQKRVKFAAQLRGEHDRLTKKFKQYKLPIPPLDDLMADPDSWKPLDANDQVNGPSTLTVDQLVEEAYLRTLSRFPDSDETQISVDFIKESEIPSNGLQSLLWALVNTKEFIISH, encoded by the coding sequence ATGTCAATCCGACCTGCGGCGTTGATGATGTTGGCTTGTGTGGCGGTCGCGGGCTGGTTCGGCTCGTACGTTGGTGCCGAACCCATCAAGCCGGCAGCGGCTCGCATCGACACACCGACAAGGTCGTCCGATGTCGCGGCTCCGCTGAGCGTTCGGTTTGCGGGCGACTCATCCGATGAAACTCCTGATTTTCAAAAGCATGTCGTGCCGCTGTTGGGCCGACTGGGTTGCAACGGACGCGCGTGCCACGGTTCGTTCCAGGGTCGCGGCGGGTTTCAATTGTCGTTGTTCGGTTACGATTTCAAGGCCGACCACACGGCGCTGTTGGACGAAGCGACGGGGCGCGTCGATGTTGATGATATCGACGAAAGCTTGATTCTCGCCAAGCCGCTTGATGCCGATCTGCACGAGGGTGGCAAGCGGTTCGATGAAGGCAGTTGGCAGCACCACGTGCTGCGACGCTGGGTTGAAACCGGTGCGATCTATGCGAACGACGAACCACAAACACTCAATCGTCTGGAAGTCATTCCATCGGAAGTACGATTCACCGGCGAGCAAGAAACACTTTCGGTCAAGGCGATCGCGCACTGGCAAGACGGTTCCAGCGAAGAGGTCACCGAATTGTGCCGGTTCAGTTCCAATGACGACTCGATTGCCGCCATCAACGATGAAGGGCTGCTCGCTGCAGGGCAAACCGGCGATACACATATCGTCGTTTACTATGACAATGCGGTTGTGCCGGTTCCAGTGATGCGAGCCGTTGGGCCGACGCCACTTTCGCCTTCAAAGTACGATCACCCCATCGACCAACTCGTCGCACAGAAACTGGACAAGCTTGGCATTCAACCGTCGGGCATTTGCACGGACGAAGAGTTCATACGTCGATCGTCGTTGGACATCACGGGCATTCTGCCGTCGGCGGACACCGTTCGCGAATTCTTGGATGACGCATCGCCAAACAAGAGAGAAGTCTTGATCGACGAGCTGCTCGATTCGCCCGGATACGCGGCGTGGTGGGCTACTCGCCTTTCGGACTGGACCGGAAACAGCGAAGAACAACTCAACAATGCGTTGCCGATTCGCAATGTGGCGAGCCAGTTGTGGTACGAATGGCTTCGCAAGCGGTTGGCCGAAAACGTCCCCTACGACGAACTGATCGAAGGCATCGTGACGGCGAACAACCGCCAGCCCGGCGAAGACTATCGCCAGTTTTGTGAGTCGATGACAAAAGCGTGTGCGCCCGGCGGCGAGAGTGAGTTTGCGGGCCGCGATGGGATGCCGCTTTACTGGGCACGACGCAACTTTCAAAAGCCCGAAGAGCGTGCGATCGGATTCGCCTACTCATTCTTAGGCGTGCGGATCGAATGCGCCCAATGCCACAAGCATCCGTTCGATCAATGGTCCAAGGATGACTTTGAACAGTTTTCGAAATTGTTCACCCCCATCCGCGTCAACGCCAATCAAGTCGCACCCGACGGCAAAGCCACGCGTGAAGAGTTGATGGCCACGATCACCGACGGCAAGAAGCTTGACAACGGTGCGCTTCGGAAGGCCGTTTACGAAGCGGCACGCAGTGGCGAGATCGTTCCGTTCGGTGAACTTTTGGTCAACACCAGGGGCCTTTCCGACCGGGCCGAAAAGGCGCGGGCTCGGGCGAAGAAAAAAGGCACCAAGGTACCGCCACTTAACATTCCAAGCGGCAAGATTCTGGGACAAGGCGAGCCACTGTTGCTCGACACGGATCCTCGTATCGCGCTGATGGATTGGCTGCGTTCGCCCGAGAATCCGTATTTCGCCAAAGCGATCGTTAATCGTGTTTGGAGCAACTATTTTGGCATCGGGATCGTTGATCCGTCCGACGACATGAACTTGGCGAATCCGCCAAGCAACGCACCCTTGTTGGATGAATTGGCAAAACAGTTCATCGCCAATGACTTCGACTTGCGTTGGTTGAACCGGACCATCGCGACCAGCCAAACGTACCAACGTAGCTCGGCGACGAATGCCACCAACGTTCGCGACCAAAGAAATTTTTCACGGCACGTGCCGCGTCGTTTACCGGCCGAAGTGGTTTACGATTCGGTCGTTTTGGCGACCGGATCGGACAAGCAAGCCGAACAGCTTCGCAGCGAGTTGGACGACATGGCCATCGCCGACGGAAAGCCTCGCCAACAAAACAAACAAGACTTTGCGTTGGAAGTGTTCGGCCAATCGATTCGAGAATCCAACTGCGATTGCGACCGCAGCGATTCGCCCAGCTTGCTGCAATCGATTTATCTGCGAAACGATTCCGACATGTATCGCCGTTTGGCCGACAAAGACGGTTGGGTGAACCAGGCTTGCAAGAGTTTGGGCGTCGCCGGTCCCGCCCAAAAGGTCGATCCTAAACAGGCCCTCGTCCTGCGTCGGGCGTTGGAGCAACAGAAGCAATTGATCGCTCACATCAAGTTGTTTGCGAACCAGCCCAATCAAAAACGCGTTAAGTTTGCCGCCCAATTACGCGGCGAGCACGATCGCCTAACAAAGAAGTTTAAGCAGTACAAGCTTCCGATTCCCCCGCTGGACGATTTGATGGCGGATCCCGATTCATGGAAGCCACTTGATGCAAACGACCAAGTCAATGGACCATCGACGTTAACGGTGGATCAACTTGTCGAAGAAGCGTACTTGCGAACGCTCAGTCGGTTCCCCGATTCGGACGAGACCCAAATTTCGGTCGACTTCATCAAAGAGTCTGAAATACCTTCGAATGGTTTGCAATCGCTGCTGTGGGCTTTGGTGAACACGAAAGAGTTCATCATCAGCCACTAG
- a CDS encoding protein kinase domain-containing protein translates to MMTATECPSIERLRDLSLGRLAEEDSDSLLDHLRDCEVCQSELETIGDGEDSLIHAIRSPDDDSGLASEPQCQIAVIAALGAIGSRPQSPTVSDIPAFPVSIGEYEIVRPLGRGGMGNVYLARHTKLGRLVAIKVLANHRLADARMKERFEAEMRAVGRLSHPGIVTAHDAREIDGTAVLVTEFIDGMDLSQLVSRTGPISAADACDLVRQVAMALQYTSDQGFVHRDVKPSNIMLRSGGEVKLLDLGLARLQETIHEPSELTGTGQAMGTADYIAPEQVTDSRSVDVRADIYSLGCTLFKLLTGHAPFAGPEHSTAFAKMTAHVSSTPPTIGDLLPDAPRGLSNLVTSMLAKNPTSRPQTPMQVAEKLTPFASDADLSALIRHAETLAPDQAAASGSHSRSQAKTQPWLRRTVPRFVAIAAGFIGLFVGLCGGFLIRIKSPDGTVVTMNAPEGSEIGIHPDTTDATTQPSALSQTEAPSSEPFLTFAILASKAESDRHVAKYGEPSDDLPIAQDGLRWYAVDPDVTVVQNYEKDGRAFHLVRESESLKFTATDLREQVESAQSQGRERVELRLSEPTGKAMRALTGNNMQQQLAIIVNGSIRMAPTILSEVGRDIAISGRFSDGEIKFLMDALGSGLVEPLSKPADRQPPLSDPQRFQGVWRIVAGPSHSIIAFDRSVRDDSLFVIASDRSVLAAGSMSLSDGDSKQIVLKNAVPGGPPEETATYRFLADDRIEFSWIAPSPVAQSSSIGGETGYEKYVIERIGDMPSDLRQVSSLITSPKMLEIDPDARGKLYKALTLIEQGKAIAIRSVSIAHTKAQAAVHEAESSNNLKRLAVGFLNFHYDYRKFPASACTKRDGSRGVNDESQIQPFSWRVAILPYIGQENLFNQYRFDEPWDSETNLKLLDQMPSMYRSPTAPQDQPTSHANYQGIANGAGAIGTDDGVKMRDIRDGTSNTLLIMETETSVPWTKPQDLDGIPTFANTQALRYALAEGSVHSMMPIDIDKLKALVTKDGGEIVRPE, encoded by the coding sequence ATGATGACCGCCACCGAATGCCCATCGATTGAACGACTCAGAGACCTATCGCTGGGCCGATTGGCCGAAGAAGACAGCGATTCGCTGCTGGACCATCTTCGTGATTGTGAAGTTTGCCAATCGGAATTGGAAACGATCGGCGATGGCGAGGACTCGCTGATCCACGCCATCCGGTCCCCCGACGACGATTCGGGTTTGGCCAGCGAACCCCAGTGCCAGATCGCGGTGATCGCGGCCTTGGGTGCCATCGGCAGCCGCCCGCAATCACCCACGGTTTCGGATATCCCCGCCTTTCCCGTTTCGATCGGCGAATACGAAATCGTTCGACCGCTCGGACGGGGCGGCATGGGCAACGTTTATTTGGCCCGCCACACGAAACTTGGGCGACTGGTTGCGATCAAGGTCTTGGCCAACCATCGCCTGGCCGACGCCAGAATGAAGGAACGATTCGAGGCCGAGATGCGGGCCGTCGGACGACTGAGTCATCCGGGCATCGTCACCGCTCATGATGCTCGCGAGATCGACGGCACGGCGGTGTTGGTGACGGAGTTCATCGACGGCATGGACTTGTCCCAATTGGTCTCGCGGACCGGACCAATCAGCGCTGCAGACGCCTGCGATCTTGTCCGGCAAGTTGCTATGGCACTGCAATACACCAGCGACCAAGGATTCGTTCATCGCGACGTCAAACCGTCCAACATCATGCTGAGAAGCGGCGGCGAGGTGAAGTTGCTGGACTTGGGCCTGGCCCGACTGCAAGAAACCATTCACGAGCCATCTGAATTGACGGGCACCGGGCAAGCGATGGGGACGGCTGACTACATCGCACCGGAACAAGTCACCGACAGCCGCAGTGTCGACGTTCGCGCCGACATCTACTCACTCGGCTGTACGCTGTTCAAATTGCTGACCGGACACGCGCCCTTTGCCGGCCCCGAACACTCAACGGCGTTCGCAAAGATGACCGCGCACGTTTCTTCGACTCCGCCAACGATCGGCGATCTGCTTCCCGACGCGCCGCGCGGACTGTCGAATTTGGTTACATCCATGTTGGCCAAAAATCCGACGTCACGACCACAGACTCCCATGCAAGTCGCTGAAAAGCTGACTCCGTTTGCGAGCGACGCCGACCTAAGTGCGTTGATTCGACATGCCGAAACGCTTGCGCCCGATCAAGCCGCCGCAAGCGGATCGCACTCTCGATCGCAGGCCAAGACACAGCCTTGGTTGCGGCGAACCGTTCCCCGGTTCGTTGCAATCGCCGCAGGCTTTATCGGGTTATTCGTCGGCCTATGCGGAGGCTTTCTGATTCGCATCAAGTCGCCTGACGGAACCGTCGTGACCATGAATGCACCGGAGGGAAGCGAGATCGGCATTCATCCGGACACGACGGATGCGACGACTCAACCATCCGCCCTATCGCAAACCGAAGCTCCTTCTAGCGAACCGTTTCTGACGTTTGCGATTTTGGCGTCAAAGGCTGAATCGGATCGGCACGTTGCCAAGTACGGTGAGCCATCGGACGACCTGCCCATCGCCCAGGACGGGTTGCGATGGTACGCCGTGGATCCGGACGTGACGGTCGTACAGAATTACGAAAAGGATGGGCGAGCGTTTCACCTGGTGCGCGAGTCCGAATCACTGAAGTTCACCGCAACGGACCTGCGCGAACAAGTTGAATCGGCTCAGTCCCAAGGTAGGGAACGGGTCGAACTGAGGCTGAGCGAACCGACCGGAAAAGCAATGCGGGCTCTGACGGGTAACAACATGCAGCAGCAATTGGCGATCATCGTCAACGGCAGCATTCGCATGGCACCAACGATCCTGTCGGAAGTCGGACGCGACATCGCGATCTCGGGCCGGTTTAGCGATGGAGAAATCAAGTTCCTGATGGATGCTTTGGGCAGCGGACTCGTCGAACCGTTGTCCAAGCCGGCAGACCGGCAACCACCGCTTTCCGATCCCCAACGGTTCCAGGGCGTTTGGCGAATCGTCGCCGGGCCCAGTCATTCGATCATCGCATTCGATCGTTCCGTGCGTGATGATTCACTGTTTGTGATCGCCAGTGATCGTTCGGTTCTAGCAGCCGGGAGCATGTCGTTAAGTGATGGCGATTCAAAACAGATTGTCCTGAAAAACGCGGTTCCAGGGGGGCCGCCGGAAGAAACGGCGACCTACCGTTTCCTTGCCGACGACCGAATCGAATTTAGCTGGATCGCCCCGTCGCCTGTCGCACAGTCGTCGAGCATCGGTGGTGAAACGGGCTACGAAAAGTACGTCATCGAACGCATCGGCGACATGCCCAGCGACTTGCGACAAGTTTCGAGCCTGATAACAAGCCCGAAGATGCTGGAAATCGATCCCGATGCTCGAGGCAAGCTGTACAAGGCTCTCACTTTGATTGAGCAAGGCAAAGCAATCGCCATTCGAAGCGTTTCGATCGCCCACACGAAAGCCCAAGCGGCCGTTCATGAAGCCGAGTCCAGCAACAACCTAAAACGGTTGGCCGTTGGTTTTCTCAACTTCCACTACGACTATCGAAAGTTCCCCGCTTCGGCATGCACCAAACGAGACGGTTCGCGGGGCGTCAACGACGAATCGCAAATTCAACCGTTCTCTTGGCGAGTAGCGATATTGCCGTACATCGGACAAGAGAATCTGTTCAATCAATATCGCTTCGACGAACCTTGGGACAGCGAAACCAATTTGAAGTTACTGGATCAGATGCCAAGCATGTATCGCAGCCCCACCGCACCACAGGATCAACCCACCAGTCACGCCAACTATCAAGGCATCGCCAACGGCGCCGGTGCTATCGGTACGGACGACGGCGTCAAGATGCGTGACATCCGCGACGGAACCTCCAACACGTTGCTGATCATGGAAACTGAAACGTCGGTACCCTGGACGAAACCGCAAGACCTGGACGGGATTCCCACGTTCGCGAATACGCAGGCACTTCGCTATGCACTGGCCGAAGGATCCGTGCATTCGATGATGCCGATCGACATTGACAAGCTAAAAGCGCTAGTCACTAAAGACGGCGGCGAAATCGTGCGACCCGAATAG
- a CDS encoding RNA polymerase sigma factor, producing the protein MDKSAAQDDHPTLSSMLISGVKEMDAESWSRLVNTFGPIVYRWCRTSGIAPSDAPDVVQEVFASVARGIGDFQRQKAEGSFRSWLATITRNRVRDHFRRLAKRAAAEGRATGGAEALDQLHQIRQLHQIQEEDLLDSTICPASIESPLIRQVLASVESEFEATTWQAFWATAVDQQPASTVASTLGLSVASVYQAKSRVLRRLRTRMAELPG; encoded by the coding sequence ATGGACAAATCCGCTGCCCAAGACGATCATCCCACGCTGTCATCGATGTTGATCAGCGGCGTCAAGGAAATGGACGCCGAGAGTTGGAGTCGGCTGGTCAACACGTTTGGTCCGATCGTTTACCGGTGGTGTCGGACATCGGGGATCGCCCCGTCCGACGCGCCCGACGTGGTTCAAGAGGTGTTCGCGTCGGTCGCGCGAGGCATCGGCGATTTTCAACGACAAAAAGCCGAGGGTAGTTTCCGGTCGTGGCTGGCCACCATCACTCGCAATCGGGTTCGCGACCATTTCCGACGGTTGGCTAAGCGCGCGGCCGCCGAGGGACGCGCGACAGGCGGGGCCGAAGCGCTCGATCAGTTGCACCAAATCCGGCAGTTGCACCAAATCCAGGAAGAAGATTTGCTGGATTCAACGATCTGTCCGGCGTCGATCGAGAGCCCATTGATTCGACAAGTGTTGGCGTCCGTGGAATCGGAGTTTGAAGCGACGACATGGCAAGCGTTCTGGGCAACCGCCGTCGACCAACAACCCGCTTCGACGGTGGCAAGCACGTTGGGTTTGTCCGTCGCCAGTGTTTACCAGGCGAAGTCGCGAGTGCTGCGGCGGCTAAGAACGCGGATGGCCGAATTACCCGGGTAG